A genome region from Myroides fluvii includes the following:
- the ruvA gene encoding Holliday junction branch migration protein RuvA, with product MIAQIQGRLIEKTPTEVIVDCHGVGYQINISLYTYSLIGTSENLKLYTFLQIKDDAHTLFGFIDKVERELFKLLISVSGVGGNTARNILSSTTPKELLQMIANADAKSIQRIKGIGAKTAQRIILDLQEKVLKLYNIDEVLPTINNTNADEALSALEVLGFVRKTAEKVVDAILKANPEASVEDIIKQALKKL from the coding sequence ATGATTGCGCAGATTCAAGGAAGATTAATTGAAAAAACACCTACAGAAGTAATTGTGGATTGCCACGGTGTAGGTTATCAAATAAATATATCACTTTATACGTATTCGCTTATTGGTACTAGTGAAAACCTAAAGCTATATACGTTTCTTCAAATCAAAGACGATGCGCATACCTTATTCGGATTTATCGATAAAGTAGAGCGTGAACTTTTTAAGCTTTTGATTTCAGTATCAGGAGTGGGTGGAAACACCGCTCGCAATATTTTATCTTCTACAACGCCCAAAGAATTATTGCAGATGATTGCCAATGCAGATGCAAAGAGCATTCAGCGAATTAAAGGGATTGGAGCTAAAACGGCTCAACGAATTATTTTAGACTTACAGGAAAAAGTATTGAAACTTTACAATATAGATGAAGTTTTACCTACCATTAACAATACAAATGCCGATGAAGCGTTATCTGCTTTAGAGGTACTTGGTTTTGTACGTAAAACAGCAGAAAAAGTGGTAGATGCAATTTTAAAAGCAAATCCAGAAGCCTCAGTAGAAGATATTATTAAACAAGCATTAAAAAAGTTGTAA
- a CDS encoding NADP-dependent malic enzyme, whose amino-acid sequence MNKESLRREALLYHAKPTPGKIQVVPTKKYSSQRDLALAYSPGVAEPCLEIAKDVNNVYKYTAKGNLVAVISNGTAVLGLGNIGPEASKPVMEGKGLLFKIFADIDVFDIEVDTTDIDAFIETVKNIAPTFGGINLEDIKAPESFEIERRLKEELNIPVMHDDQHGTAIISAAALLNALELAGKKIDEVKMVVSGAGSAAIACANLYVAFGVKQENILMFNSKGVLKKNDDRISDMQREFAVDKDISLLDAMKGSDVFIGLSTADVVTAEMLLGMAENPIVFAMANPKPEIDYNLAVQTRKDVIMATGRSDYPNQVNNVLGFPYIFRGALDVRSTKINEEMKMAAVIALAKLAKEPVPEQVNIAYGETKLSFGREYIIPKPFDPRLISVVPPAVAKAAMESGLAEAPITDWDKYKQELEERMGSDNKLVRMLFNRAKIDSKRVVYAEADHLDVLKAAQIAYEEGIATPILLGDKETILELKKEIDFHADVEIIDPKDESEKERRAEFADLYWKTRQRKGITQYEASKLMRERNYFAAMLVNTGQADVLLTGYSRSYPTVVKPILELIPRAQGVGKIATANLMMTKRGPMFLADTAINPNPTAEELAKIAVMVEKTVKMFGLDPVIAMLSYTNFGSAEHASPTKVKEAVKILHENYPDMVVDGEIQMDFALNNEMLNSKFPFSKLVNKKVNTLVFPNLDSANITYKMLKELNKATSIGPIIMGLEKAVHIFQLGASVDEMVNMTAVAVVDAQVRESRKKK is encoded by the coding sequence ATGAATAAAGAAAGCTTACGTAGGGAAGCGTTGTTATATCACGCAAAACCAACACCTGGAAAAATTCAAGTAGTACCTACAAAAAAATACTCTTCTCAAAGAGATTTAGCATTGGCTTACTCACCAGGAGTAGCAGAGCCTTGTTTAGAAATTGCAAAAGATGTAAATAACGTTTATAAATATACAGCAAAAGGAAACTTAGTGGCTGTGATATCCAATGGTACTGCCGTTTTAGGATTGGGGAATATCGGTCCTGAAGCATCCAAACCTGTGATGGAAGGAAAAGGTCTTTTGTTTAAGATTTTTGCGGATATCGATGTTTTTGACATTGAAGTGGATACGACGGATATTGATGCATTTATTGAGACAGTAAAAAATATTGCTCCAACTTTTGGAGGAATTAACTTAGAAGACATCAAAGCACCGGAATCTTTCGAAATTGAAAGACGCCTAAAAGAGGAATTGAATATTCCTGTAATGCACGATGACCAACATGGAACTGCAATTATCTCTGCCGCAGCTTTGTTAAATGCTTTAGAATTAGCAGGAAAGAAGATTGATGAAGTGAAAATGGTGGTTTCTGGAGCGGGATCTGCAGCTATTGCTTGTGCTAATTTATACGTTGCTTTTGGTGTGAAACAAGAAAATATCTTGATGTTCAACAGTAAAGGAGTCCTGAAGAAAAACGATGATCGTATTTCAGATATGCAACGCGAGTTTGCTGTAGATAAGGATATTTCCTTGCTAGATGCAATGAAGGGAAGTGATGTATTCATCGGTCTTTCTACTGCCGATGTTGTAACGGCAGAAATGTTACTGGGTATGGCTGAAAATCCAATCGTATTCGCCATGGCTAATCCAAAACCAGAAATAGATTACAATTTAGCGGTTCAAACGCGTAAAGATGTAATTATGGCAACCGGTAGATCCGATTATCCTAACCAAGTGAATAACGTACTGGGATTCCCTTACATCTTTAGAGGAGCGTTAGACGTTCGTTCAACAAAAATCAACGAAGAGATGAAAATGGCCGCGGTTATTGCTTTAGCTAAGTTAGCAAAAGAGCCAGTGCCAGAGCAAGTTAATATCGCTTACGGAGAAACTAAACTGAGTTTCGGTCGGGAGTATATCATTCCAAAACCATTCGATCCACGTCTAATTTCTGTCGTTCCGCCAGCTGTAGCGAAAGCAGCAATGGAGTCTGGATTAGCAGAAGCGCCAATTACAGATTGGGATAAATACAAGCAAGAGTTAGAAGAGCGCATGGGGTCCGATAATAAATTGGTTCGTATGTTGTTTAACCGCGCTAAAATTGATTCAAAACGCGTAGTGTATGCAGAGGCAGATCACCTTGATGTGTTGAAAGCTGCACAGATTGCTTACGAAGAGGGAATTGCAACGCCAATTTTACTTGGAGATAAAGAAACAATCCTAGAATTGAAAAAAGAAATCGATTTTCATGCGGATGTTGAAATCATCGATCCTAAGGATGAATCAGAAAAAGAAAGAAGAGCTGAGTTTGCTGATTTATATTGGAAAACAAGACAGCGCAAGGGAATTACGCAGTACGAAGCGTCAAAATTGATGCGTGAACGTAATTATTTTGCAGCAATGTTGGTCAATACAGGGCAAGCGGATGTGTTGTTAACAGGATATTCTCGTAGCTATCCTACCGTGGTAAAACCAATTTTAGAGTTGATTCCAAGAGCACAAGGTGTGGGTAAAATTGCCACAGCTAACTTAATGATGACCAAAAGAGGGCCAATGTTTTTAGCGGATACAGCGATTAACCCAAATCCAACCGCAGAAGAATTAGCTAAAATCGCTGTAATGGTGGAGAAAACAGTAAAAATGTTTGGTTTAGATCCTGTGATTGCGATGTTGTCTTATACAAACTTTGGTTCTGCTGAACATGCTTCTCCAACAAAAGTAAAAGAAGCAGTCAAGATTTTACACGAAAATTACCCAGATATGGTTGTTGATGGTGAAATTCAAATGGACTTTGCTTTGAATAATGAAATGTTAAATTCGAAGTTTCCCTTCTCTAAATTGGTTAATAAAAAGGTTAATACTTTGGTGTTCCCAAATTTAGACTCAGCGAATATCACGTATAAAATGTTGAAAGAATTGAATAAAGCCACTTCTATTGGCCCAATCATTATGGGGCTAGAGAAGGCGGTTCACATCTTCCAATTAGGAGCGAGTGTAGATGAAATGGTAAATATGACCGCTGTTGCAGTTGTGGATGCTCAAGTAAGAGAGAGCCGAAAGAAAAAATAA
- the queG gene encoding tRNA epoxyqueuosine(34) reductase QueG, which yields MDKKSHYAELIKAEAKRLGFMSCGISQAGFLEEEAPRLEQWLKASMHGSMQYMENHFDKRLNPTLLVEGAKSVVSLLFNYYPEQKQTEEGYKISKYAYGEDYHYVVKDKLKELLYFIEENIGAVDGRAFVDSAPVLDKAWAAKSGLGWVGKNSNLISKQVGSFFFIAELIIDLELEPDGATTDHCGKCTRCIDACPTGAIESAYIVNGSKCISYFTIELKDDIPTAVAGQFDNWMYGCDVCQDVCPWNRFAKPHSEPRFTPNEALMNYSKNEWEELTNEVFNDIFKKSAVKRTKYTGLVRNIKFLKD from the coding sequence ATGGACAAAAAATCCCACTATGCCGAGCTCATCAAAGCCGAAGCTAAGCGTTTGGGTTTTATGTCTTGTGGTATTTCGCAAGCAGGTTTTCTAGAAGAAGAAGCACCTCGTTTGGAGCAATGGCTTAAGGCCAGTATGCATGGAAGCATGCAATACATGGAGAATCATTTTGATAAAAGATTAAACCCAACGTTATTGGTAGAAGGTGCCAAGAGTGTGGTTTCGCTTTTGTTTAATTATTATCCTGAACAAAAACAAACGGAAGAAGGGTATAAGATTTCAAAATATGCCTATGGCGAAGATTATCACTACGTAGTTAAAGATAAATTAAAAGAACTTCTCTACTTTATTGAAGAAAATATCGGCGCTGTCGATGGACGCGCTTTTGTTGATTCAGCACCAGTTTTAGATAAGGCTTGGGCTGCGAAAAGTGGTCTAGGTTGGGTGGGAAAGAACAGTAATCTAATTTCCAAGCAAGTAGGTTCTTTCTTCTTTATCGCTGAGTTAATTATCGATTTGGAACTGGAACCAGATGGTGCAACTACGGATCATTGCGGTAAGTGTACCCGTTGTATTGATGCTTGCCCTACTGGTGCTATTGAAAGCGCTTATATCGTTAACGGATCGAAGTGTATTTCTTATTTTACTATTGAATTGAAAGACGATATTCCTACTGCAGTTGCCGGTCAATTTGACAATTGGATGTACGGTTGTGACGTCTGTCAAGACGTTTGCCCGTGGAATCGCTTTGCCAAACCACACAGCGAACCTCGATTTACTCCTAATGAGGCGTTAATGAACTATTCCAAGAATGAGTGGGAGGAACTTACAAATGAGGTTTTTAATGATATTTTTAAGAAATCCGCAGTAAAAAGAACAAAGTATACAGGATTAGTGCGGAATATTAAATTTTTAAAGGATTAA
- the ruvB gene encoding Holliday junction branch migration DNA helicase RuvB — MNEHLDPTTQHFNQEEFDVEKKLRPLSFDDFAGQDGVLENLKIFVAAANQRGEALDHTLFHGPPGLGKTTLANILANELNVGIKITSGPVLDKPGDLAGLLTNLEERDVLFIDEIHRLSPIVEEYLYSAMEDFKIDIMIESGPNARSVQIHLNPFTLVGATTRSGLLTAPMRARFGIQSRLQYYSKELLATIIERSASILNVPIDLEAAIEIAGRSRGTPRIANALLRRVRDFAQIKGNGSIDIEISKYALNALHVDARGLDEMDNKILSTIIDKFKGGPVGLSTLATAVSENAETLEEVYEPYLIQEGFIIRTPRGREATELAFKHLGRSKSVGGLFDL, encoded by the coding sequence ATGAATGAGCATTTAGATCCTACCACCCAACATTTCAACCAAGAGGAATTTGATGTTGAAAAAAAACTAAGACCCCTATCATTTGACGATTTTGCAGGGCAGGATGGTGTTTTGGAAAACCTTAAAATATTTGTAGCAGCTGCAAACCAACGAGGCGAAGCTTTGGATCATACCTTGTTTCACGGTCCTCCAGGTTTGGGTAAAACCACATTGGCGAATATTTTGGCTAATGAGTTGAATGTTGGAATTAAGATTACTTCAGGTCCTGTTTTGGATAAACCTGGAGATTTGGCGGGTCTATTGACGAATCTTGAAGAAAGAGACGTCTTGTTTATTGATGAAATTCACCGTTTGAGCCCCATTGTAGAAGAGTATTTATATTCGGCAATGGAAGACTTTAAAATTGATATTATGATTGAATCTGGCCCCAATGCGCGTTCGGTTCAAATCCATCTAAATCCATTTACTTTAGTCGGTGCAACGACGCGTTCAGGTTTATTAACCGCACCGATGCGTGCGCGTTTTGGAATACAAAGTCGCCTTCAATACTATTCAAAAGAATTATTAGCAACGATTATCGAACGCAGTGCTTCTATTTTAAACGTGCCGATCGATTTAGAAGCAGCTATCGAAATTGCTGGTAGAAGTCGCGGTACACCGCGTATCGCTAACGCATTATTGCGTAGAGTGCGCGATTTTGCACAAATTAAAGGCAATGGTAGCATTGATATCGAAATCTCGAAATATGCCTTAAATGCGCTTCATGTCGATGCTAGAGGGTTAGATGAAATGGACAACAAAATCCTATCGACAATCATCGATAAGTTCAAAGGAGGTCCAGTAGGGTTGTCTACATTAGCAACTGCTGTTTCAGAGAATGCAGAAACCCTAGAAGAAGTATATGAGCCTTATTTGATCCAAGAAGGGTTTATTATTCGTACACCTCGGGGTCGTGAAGCTACTGAATTGGCGTTTAAACACCTCGGACGTTCGAAATCCGTAGGTGGATTATTTGATTTGTAG
- a CDS encoding cytochrome c oxidase subunit I has protein sequence MSAIGHEIINDHDHDHHDKGNFFTKYVFSLDHKMIAKQYLITGIIMGIIGIVMSLLFRMQIAWPEESFQVFKWLLGDKMAPDGVMRNDIYLALVTMHGTIMVFFVLTAGLSGTFSNLLIPLQIGARDMASGFMNMLSYWFFFVSAVLMVISLFVEGGPASSGWTIYPPLSALPQAIPGSGSGMTLWLISMAIFIVSSTMGSLNYVATVVNLRTKGMTMTRMPLTIWALFVTAIIGIVSFPVLLSAALLLIFDRSFGTSFFLSDIYLAGEVLHYQGGSPVLYEHLFWFLGHPEVYIVILPAMGITSEIIATSARKPIFGYRAMIASILGIAFLSTIVWGHHMFVSGMNPFLGSVFTFTTLLIAIPSAVKAFNYITTIWSGNIQMNPAMLFCIGFVSTFITGGLTGIILGDSTLDINVHDTYFVIAHFHLVMGISALYGMFAGIYHWFPKMFGRMMNKNLGYIHFWVTAVCAYGVFFPMHFIGLAGLPRRYYSNTAFPLFDEFYDVNVLITVFALVGSAFQLVFLWNFFVSIFYGKKAPQNPWRSNSLEWTTPVEHIHGNWPGELPVVYRWPYDYSKPGLPEDYAPQTMPYMEGEEQLHH, from the coding sequence ATGTCAGCAATAGGACACGAAATAATTAATGATCACGATCACGATCATCACGATAAAGGAAATTTCTTTACTAAATACGTATTTAGTTTAGATCATAAAATGATTGCTAAACAATACTTGATCACAGGTATTATTATGGGAATCATTGGGATTGTAATGTCCCTTTTATTTAGAATGCAAATCGCGTGGCCAGAAGAATCTTTTCAAGTATTCAAATGGTTATTAGGAGATAAAATGGCTCCTGATGGAGTGATGCGAAATGATATCTACCTTGCTTTGGTAACAATGCACGGAACGATTATGGTATTCTTCGTATTGACTGCTGGATTAAGTGGTACGTTCTCGAACTTACTTATTCCATTGCAAATTGGAGCACGTGATATGGCTTCAGGTTTTATGAACATGTTGTCATACTGGTTCTTCTTTGTTTCTGCTGTATTAATGGTTATTTCATTATTCGTAGAAGGTGGGCCTGCTTCTTCTGGATGGACAATCTATCCTCCATTGAGTGCATTGCCACAAGCCATTCCAGGTTCTGGTTCAGGGATGACCCTTTGGTTAATCTCTATGGCTATCTTCATCGTTTCTTCTACAATGGGATCATTAAACTACGTAGCAACTGTAGTTAACTTGAGAACAAAAGGGATGACAATGACTAGAATGCCTTTGACAATTTGGGCTTTATTCGTTACTGCTATTATCGGTATCGTATCTTTCCCAGTTCTTTTATCAGCGGCTTTATTATTGATCTTCGATAGAAGTTTTGGTACTTCATTCTTCTTATCTGATATTTATTTAGCAGGTGAAGTATTACATTACCAAGGAGGATCACCAGTATTATATGAACACTTATTCTGGTTCTTAGGTCACCCTGAGGTTTACATTGTAATCTTACCAGCGATGGGTATTACATCTGAAATTATCGCAACTTCTGCTCGTAAACCAATCTTTGGATACCGTGCGATGATTGCTTCAATCTTAGGTATTGCTTTCTTGTCAACAATCGTTTGGGGACACCACATGTTCGTTTCGGGAATGAACCCGTTCTTGGGATCTGTGTTTACGTTCACAACATTATTGATTGCAATTCCATCTGCAGTAAAAGCGTTCAACTACATCACGACAATTTGGTCTGGTAATATCCAAATGAACCCTGCGATGTTATTCTGTATTGGATTCGTTTCGACATTCATCACAGGAGGTTTAACAGGTATTATTTTAGGAGATTCAACCTTAGATATCAACGTTCACGATACGTACTTCGTTATTGCTCACTTCCACTTAGTAATGGGTATTTCTGCTCTTTACGGAATGTTTGCAGGTATCTACCACTGGTTCCCTAAAATGTTCGGACGAATGATGAATAAAAACTTAGGTTATATTCACTTCTGGGTAACTGCTGTTTGTGCGTACGGAGTATTCTTCCCAATGCACTTCATCGGATTAGCAGGTCTACCACGTCGTTACTACTCAAACACAGCTTTCCCATTATTTGACGAGTTCTATGATGTGAACGTATTAATTACAGTGTTTGCTTTGGTAGGATCGGCATTCCAATTGGTGTTCTTATGGAACTTCTTCGTTAGTATTTTCTACGGTAAGAAAGCGCCTCAAAACCCTTGGAGATCAAACAGTTTAGAGTGGACTACTCCAGTAGAACACATCCACGGAAACTGGCCTGGTGAATTACCAGTTGTTTACAGATGGCCTTATGACTATAGTAAACCTGGATTACCAGAAGATTATGCACCTCAAACAATGCCTTATATGGAAGGTGAGGAGCAATTACACCACTAG
- a CDS encoding cytochrome c oxidase subunit II yields MTSLLIVAIVVLLGIAIWQLTKIFDLTQVGSGPNDYSSQVANEKDNNVHGYITFAFLAFIYVFTIFCLVEYGSFPLMSDSASEHGKTVDNLMWISMGLIFFVQIVTQFLLHYFAFKGRGVKGRKARYFSDNDKLEAAWTIIPTITLTGLILYGLFAWNDIMFVDQEEEVINIEVYAKQFGWDVRYSGEDNTLGKANVRFIKGINVVGVDMADPNAQDDKMAKELHLPVGKKVVLKFRSQDVLHSAYLPHFRAQMNCVPGMVTQFAFVPSVTTEDMRTREGIVSKVNNINNIRAERSQELVAGGHEPLDPYTFDYLLLCNKICGASHYNMQIKVVVSKEEEFKAWLKELPTLAEQVAAENGAKEEEVTAPVETEVVTEAAETEAIAQVVQ; encoded by the coding sequence ATGACTAGTTTATTAATAGTAGCGATAGTTGTTTTGTTGGGAATTGCAATTTGGCAATTGACTAAAATATTTGATCTAACGCAAGTAGGATCAGGCCCAAATGACTATTCATCTCAAGTAGCTAACGAAAAAGATAATAATGTACACGGTTATATTACTTTCGCTTTCTTAGCTTTCATCTACGTATTCACAATCTTTTGTTTAGTAGAATATGGAAGTTTTCCTTTAATGAGTGATTCAGCATCAGAACACGGAAAAACGGTTGACAATCTAATGTGGATTTCAATGGGATTAATTTTCTTCGTTCAGATCGTTACTCAGTTTTTATTGCACTACTTTGCATTCAAAGGACGTGGAGTAAAAGGAAGAAAAGCGAGATATTTCTCTGATAATGATAAGTTAGAAGCAGCTTGGACAATCATCCCAACAATTACTTTAACCGGTTTGATCCTTTATGGATTATTTGCTTGGAATGATATTATGTTTGTGGATCAAGAAGAAGAAGTAATCAATATCGAAGTGTATGCAAAGCAGTTCGGATGGGATGTACGCTATTCTGGTGAAGACAATACATTAGGAAAAGCTAACGTGCGTTTTATTAAAGGTATAAACGTAGTAGGTGTGGATATGGCTGACCCTAACGCACAAGATGACAAAATGGCGAAAGAACTTCACTTACCTGTTGGAAAGAAAGTTGTTTTAAAATTTAGATCTCAAGACGTTTTACACTCGGCTTATTTACCTCACTTCAGAGCACAAATGAACTGTGTTCCAGGTATGGTTACTCAATTCGCTTTTGTACCTAGTGTTACAACTGAAGATATGAGAACGCGTGAAGGAATTGTAAGTAAAGTGAATAATATTAATAATATTAGAGCGGAAAGAAGTCAAGAATTAGTAGCTGGAGGTCATGAACCTTTGGATCCATATACATTTGATTACTTATTATTGTGTAACAAAATTTGTGGAGCTTCACACTACAATATGCAAATTAAAGTTGTAGTTTCAAAAGAAGAAGAATTCAAGGCTTGGTTAAAAGAGTTACCAACTTTAGCAGAACAAGTAGCTGCTGAAAATGGTGCTAAAGAGGAAGAAGTTACAGCTCCTGTAGAAACTGAAGTTGTTACAGAAGCAGCTGAAACTGAAGCTATCGCTCAAGTAGTACAATAA